A window of Bacillota bacterium contains these coding sequences:
- a CDS encoding SAM-dependent methyltransferase, with protein MKLPERLARIAAYVKPGAIVADIGTDHALLPVYLIKQGISPRVIAGELHPGPLEAARSTVAFYGLEKQIQVREGDGLQVLQPAEAETVVIAGMGGAKIKDILEASPAVLERVKRLILQPLGGSGILRNWLLSNGWLLVDEDLVFEGGHFYEIIVAEPGSPGGGERKEGGSLGNPDSDLESRLHLEFGPRLLEKRHPLLVPFLEKQVREMENVVRALERARTPAARQMQREWIRKIEFFKKVIACQLDAKSS; from the coding sequence TTGAAATTACCGGAGAGGCTTGCCCGGATCGCGGCCTATGTCAAACCGGGCGCCATCGTAGCCGATATCGGAACAGATCACGCTTTGTTGCCTGTGTACCTGATAAAACAGGGCATTTCCCCCAGGGTGATCGCCGGCGAACTCCACCCCGGCCCCTTGGAGGCAGCCCGCTCGACGGTTGCCTTTTACGGTTTGGAAAAGCAAATTCAAGTCAGGGAAGGGGACGGACTTCAGGTCCTGCAGCCTGCCGAAGCAGAGACTGTGGTGATTGCCGGGATGGGAGGCGCAAAAATCAAGGACATCCTGGAGGCTTCTCCGGCCGTGCTCGAAAGGGTGAAGCGTCTTATCCTGCAGCCCCTGGGGGGCTCGGGAATTTTGCGCAACTGGCTGTTGAGCAACGGCTGGCTGCTTGTGGACGAAGATCTGGTTTTCGAAGGGGGACATTTTTACGAGATCATCGTCGCCGAACCAGGCTCCCCGGGAGGTGGAGAAAGAAAGGAGGGGGGAAGCCTCGGGAATCCTGACTCTGATTTGGAATCAAGGCTGCATCTCGAATTTGGGCCCAGGCTTTTGGAAAAAAGGCATCCCCTCCTTGTTCCTTTTCTGGAAAAGCAGGTTCGAGAGATGGAAAATGTGGTTAGAGCCCTGGAGCGTGCCAGGACCCCCGCGGCCCGGCAGATGCAACGCGAGTGGATTCGCAAGATTGAATTCTTTAAGAAGGTGATCGCATGCCAGTTAGATGCGAAAAGCTCATAA